The nucleotide window GTTTTGGTGGAGGAGGATTCACGAGACCTGAAGCTATTTGAAGCTCTATAATTCCACGGAGTCCAAGAACAGAAAGCTAAGAGAGAACGATCTTGCAGTTCGATTTCCAAGAGAAATGCTCTCAAAGCAAACAAGGAATTTAGAGGAAAGAAACATGATCATTCTCAACGCATGTCAGCACAGGGAATCGACTACATAAATACGAAAATGAAGAGATGAAAATGGAAGGAGAGTTTCTCATGGCTTACAATTAAGAGCCCCTCGGGATTCTGTTCGATCATGTTCTGCAACATGCCTCTTTCACCGACTCTCGATCCCCGGAAGAAGAAgcaatgagaagaagaagaagaagaagaagaagaagaagacctgaAGCACCGCAGCAATATTTTTGTTCTCCTCGGAGCGTTCTTACTGATAGCCTAAGATCACCTTATTCTCGCCTAGCAAGACAACTCACACCTCCAACAAACCACACAACTCCATCGCTACATATATAGAGAGGCGAGAGAAAGCAGGAGAGCTGTTGGCTTATTATTATGACTGCCTAAAAATGGCGTGGCGAGAAAAGATCAAAACACGAATCGAGAGAGAAGCAGGAAGCGGGGCAGATAACGGAGCGTTCCTTGTACGGATATACGTCGTGAAAGGCTGGGCTCCGAGCTTGACGGTGGACCGCAGGAAGGCAGACGTCCGTTTGCCACGTCGACGTCTTGGAGACCCTTGGTCAAACGTTTCAGGTCTTCTTGTTTACGAAAACAAGAAACAAGCATATTCTTTTGTTTCCTGAGTTGTTTACGAAAAACCGGCAACAAAACCAGATTGTTTTTATGATGCTTAATTGCCAAACTTGCAATTCCCATTCCGAGCTTATGCACTAATTACCGAATGCCCATTTCATTAATCATGGTTAATTCTTTCACAAGATGGAACGACATAGACAAATCTAATGCATGGAAACAGAAGTCTGCTGAGAGCAGGGAGGAACCAATTCCCATCAGTCCCTCAAAAGGGCTTCCACTGTCTGTCTCAAAGCTCGAGAGGTCACACGGCCTGCAACTGCAACTGGGGGAATCTGCAAACCATTCTGACGAGTTGTTCTCTGTTGGCTAGGAGAGGTGACACAGCGGAGGAAATAAGAAAAGGAAACGAGAGGATCGACACAGATATCTCGTGAAGTGGCTGCTGCCGCCCCTTTAGAGCTGCACTGGAATCTCATGCCCGCCCTTGTTAGAACACGCCATCCATGGACATGTGCTCGCGACACCTCCACTTGCATGGTTATACCGACAGAGGTTTAGAACATGATGATCTCTGCTTCTGGGGGCTGGTTTGATTCACCAGTTGGGTAAAGCTCGGCATGCAGCACAAGCCATGCTGACAAGACATGAGATCCCTAAGACTCGTCTGTGCCAAAACAAtattttttgttatatatataaattattctgttaaataaaatcaattggcctattagctcagttggttagagcgtcgtgctaataacgcgaaggtcgcaggttcgagacctgcatgggccaaatatatatttttgatattataaataataaaatttataatataattaaattataaataatttatatcatATGATAtactttatttatattttagtacATAGGGACCAATATATTATGGTTGTTTGGTGCAAAGTCAGCAATAAATAATGCAAATGGTGTTGGGAATGAATACTGCTGCCCAAATAAATTGGGATCCTGTTTGAGTCATGCATTGTTCAAGCCACTGTAAGAAGCCTGCATGAGAGCAAGCTTCTCACGAGAGCAAAAGCAGCAGTGGGAGATATCTAAACATTGCAGAACTCAATGTTTCAACACAATTAATTGAGAATTAGATGAGATCCACAACACATACAACCAAAATTTACCCTCAGCATGTATTCTGTGAAAAATAATCTCCATGAATCTGTGTAGGCTTACATCTGTATTGTAaggtcattatatatatatgtatacatatatatatgtatatatatatatatatataacatgatgAAGAAGAAACAGAGAGCATCCCCAGCAGTGAGACCAGATTGGATACAGCCATTATTCCATTGCTTTCTCCCCACCATCACTTGTTGGATGGCAAAACCACATGCCCAAAGCAAACAGCCAAATCCATCTCCTCCCTCTCTGCATCCCATCCAGTCCACCACCACCCCCACATAGAAGACAAACATCCACCACCACCACTCACCATTAACCCTTGACAAAGGACAAGCGTACATAGGCACCCCTCCCACTCCCCCACCATTACACTTCCCCGCCTGTCACCCACCAACCTTCAATAATCTGCAGTAGATGAAGACAGCAGAACACAACAAAGAGTTACATGCACGCTTGGGCCATCTCTGACATCTTAAGTCTCTGCAATGAGACCAAGTGGGTTTTACCAGCATTACTCACCTTCTTTCTTTTTCATCACACTCCTGGCAAACAACAGGCAGATGATGAAGAAGCCCACTCCTGCTGCCCCTCCCACCACTATGGCCACTGTCTTCCCTGTTTGCCCTGATCACCAAGAACCAGTCCATCCATCATCACTGCTTTTGGAACAAGGCCATAACATGTTCCCTCCATAGAGAAAGAGCGAAGTCTATACCATTCTTAATAGGCAAAACAATTAATTGAACACCTCAAAAAGAAATCTTTTCAGATCATAAGTATCGGACAAAAATAATGAAAAGGAAACTTCAGATCCATGCAACTATCGTGAGGTAAAAGGAAACAAGAAGTCAGATGCAAGATATGAACAAGAGAAAACAAGGTGAAAATGAAATCTAAAATCCATGCATCACTATcataagattgaaatcaaatgcaATGTGAGTTACGGGGGCAAAAAAAAGATTACTTCGAGATTATATGAATCGGAGAAAATGAAAGATTAAAGAGCTTCAAATCCATATGTAAATCGTCTGTGAAGATTagcataagaagaagaggaacaaaAATGGAATTTTTAGTACTATTAACAGTACTCACCTCGAACgctgcctccgccgccgccgccggcggcGGTGGTGACGCCATTGGCGTAGTAGCTGTAGCTAATGTAGCATTTGTCGAGGTAGACCTGGCCAGAGGCGGCGCCGCCGCACTCTACCTCCGACTTCTGGATGGCCTGGGCCACGCAATCGCTGCAGTCGCCGGTGGAAAGGTCGCCCTCGCACTGCGCCATGGTGTAGACGGATCCATAGCTGGTGGCGTAGAACCCTTGCCCGCCGGCTACGCCGCTCTGGAGCTGGCTGAAGGCCGTGTCCCGCTTAACCTCGAAGTCGGCCCCGCCTCCGCCGGACCCGCATGTCTTGTAGAGCATCTGGGTGCCGGAGACCTGCGGGAAGCCGGACACCTGGTACATAGCGTAGCATCCGGCGAGCTGGACGCGTGCGGCGGCGGCGTCGCCGCAGAGAGACGACCACATGGGGGGGAGGCGGCCGACGCAGTCGGAGCAGTCGGAGGGGGAGAGGTCGCTGCGGCACTGGAAGAGGCCGAAGATGGACTGGCCGCCGTAGGCAGAGGCAGTGGTCTTGTAGAACTTGGAGTTGGAGGCCTTGGCGGTCAGGGAGGAGGAGAGGGCGGCCAGGGTCTGGCCGTAGGCAGCGCCTCCACCGGAAAACGTCTGGTTGGCGCAGCCCTTGTAGACCAGGTTGTAGAGGCTGCCGGCGGCGGCTGGTGACAGGCGGGCAAGGCAGAGTACTGTGAGGGTGAGGGCTACTCTTAGCAGTGGAAATGCgaatgaatagcttggaggaggagaagagtggCGGCGGTGGTGGGCTCTGGGGATGCCCATCTACTACTAAGTGGctttttctctctccttctccccCCTATCGCTTCTCTACTTCGCAGTCTCTCTCACTACGTGCAAGAGAGTGAACAAAAAAGCCTAATTTGACAGTAGAAACAGCCAATGATGAGTCATTTCAGGGTTCCAAAGggagagaagagaggaggagacATGGGGGAAGGAGGGTTCCGGAAATTAATCTCAGCTTGTCGAGGTcatgttcatgagagtgcagcgaGCTGTGAATAAAGTACTGCGGCAAGAGGCATGGATGTGGTGATGAGTTGGTGGTGAACGGGGCCAGCAAGGAGAAGTATTCCAAGAGCAAGAGTCAAGTCAGAGGCGGAGGCTGGAACGCAGGATGGGTGAATGCATGGTTTGACTCCATGCCTCACAGTCCACAGTGCTCGCTGAACCAGGGAGGAAGGAATGGGGTTCTTTCCGCGAGCCGAGCTTGATATTTACGCCTGCAGAAACTTATTCTCGCCGATTCATGGACTCGGGAGCGCGGGGAGCGGAGTTGTCAGAGGCTCTCCCAGTTAAAACAGCGAAGAAggcctcttttctttttttttctctgtacTGCCTACTCCTCCGCCTTTCCTTTTGCTGGTGTCGTCGTCGCCGTTCCCGAAACTGGTTTCTTGCGGTGGGAGGAAAGGACCTCGAGGTGGTAAAACGTGACCTCCATTGGGATTTAGCGCATGGGATTTGGGAAAAGTTGCATCGCTCGACTGTAGAGACACTCggccatcatcatcttcttcttcgtcttcgttTCCGAAGGGTTGATTTTTCCCAGTGCACTATCATCGTAGGTTCCGCTTCAAGGAACTCACGAAACGCTCTTGTATCAGTAATACTGCATGAAAAGGAATGAAGCCATAGTTTTGGGGAAGTCTCATCCTCGATATGACttatgaatattattattattattttcagtgGGGAGATAAGAATGATGTATGACTAATATATTAGGGCTAATTATTCatagttaatttttattttaatatttttttttaaaaaaatattgatattattataattataaaaataaaatatctatatttatttatcataatatcatcgattttattaatgaaaacataaaaataaatatataaaaggataattttaatatttttttaatgacttCGATGTTGATAGTGACAAACAACGATGTCACTGAAGGCCGCAGATGACTGTTATGGATGAGGAGAgcgataataaaatataaaggCCACTCAACATCTACATCACCGGTGAGAGGGAGTGTTAACACTAATACAAATACCGAGCGATCATTTCGTTACAACAATTGTGTCGATGTTAACGCAAAT belongs to Musa acuminata AAA Group cultivar baxijiao chromosome BXJ3-5, Cavendish_Baxijiao_AAA, whole genome shotgun sequence and includes:
- the LOC135638551 gene encoding plasmodesmata-located protein 3-like; the protein is MGIPRAHHRRHSSPPPSYSFAFPLLRVALTLTVLCLARLSPAAAGSLYNLVYKGCANQTFSGGGAAYGQTLAALSSSLTAKASNSKFYKTTASAYGGQSIFGLFQCRSDLSPSDCSDCVGRLPPMWSSLCGDAAAARVQLAGCYAMYQVSGFPQVSGTQMLYKTCGSGGGGADFEVKRDTAFSQLQSGVAGGQGFYATSYGSVYTMAQCEGDLSTGDCSDCVAQAIQKSEVECGGAASGQVYLDKCYISYSYYANGVTTAAGGGGGGSVRGQTGKTVAIVVGGAAGVGFFIICLLFARSVMKKKEDY